The following are encoded together in the Monodelphis domestica isolate mMonDom1 chromosome 5, mMonDom1.pri, whole genome shotgun sequence genome:
- the LOC100024563 gene encoding olfactory receptor 6C74-like, whose amino-acid sequence MVAMRNHTTVTTFILLGLTDDPDLQIVSCFFLFLIYILSIGGNLTIILLTLLDPHLKAPMYYFLRNFSFLEISFTSVCIPRFLVSTMTMDKRISYNACVTQLFFAIFLGSSEFYLLAAMSYDRYVAICKPLHYASIINSRVCTKLILSSWLAGLLTISPGLIMGLQLDFCDANVIDHFACDYSPILQLSCTDTQVIELCGFFLALLTLLVTLTMVLLSYANIIRTILRFPSREQKKKAFSTCSSHIIVVSITYGSCIFMYIKPSAKERVALNKGVAILTTSVAPLLNPFIYTLRNKQVKQAFKTITRKMFFSVK is encoded by the coding sequence GACAACCTTCATTCTTCTGGGCCTGACAGATGATCCAGACTTACAGATTGtgagttgtttttttctcttcctaataTATATCTTAAGCATTGGAGGAAACCTCACCATCATCCTGCTTACCCTTCTGGATCCTCACCTCAAAGCACCCATGTATTATTTCCTTCgtaatttctcttttctggaGATCTCCTTCACATCTGTTTGTATTCCCAGATTTCTGGTCAGCACTATGACCATGGACAAAAGGATTTCCTATAATGCTTGCGTAACCCAGTTGTTTTTTGCCATATTCTTGGGATCATCAGAGTTTTACCTTTTGGCTGCTATGTCCTATGATCGCTATGTGGCCATCTGCAAGCCCCTACATTATGCAAGCATCATTAACAGCAGAGTTTGCACCAAGCTTATCCTTAGCTCTTGGCTGGCTGGCTTATTGACAATCTCCCCAGGACTTATCATGGGTCTCCAATTGGATTTCTGTGATGCCAATGTCATTGATCACTTTGCCTGTGACTATTCCCCAATTTTGCAACTCTCCTGCACTGACACTCAGGTCATTGAGCTGTGTGGTTTTTTCTTAGCCTTACTGACACTCTTAGTCACTCTGACTATGGTACTTCTCTCCTATGCAAATATCATCAGGACAATACTGAGATTTCCTtctagagaacaaaagaaaaaggctttttctacatgtTCTTCTCATATTATTGTTGTCTCCATCACTTATGGCAGTTGCATCTTCATGTATATTAAGCCATCAGCCAAGGAAAGAGTGGCCTTAAACAAAGGAGTAGCCATCCTCACCACTTCAGTGGCTCCCCTTCTAAATCCTTTCATCTACACTTTAAGGAACAAACAAGTAAAACAAGCCTTCAAGACCATAaccagaaaaatgtttttctcagTTAAATAA